One Myxococcaceae bacterium JPH2 genomic window carries:
- a CDS encoding O-antigen ligase family protein, with the protein MHSIPRPSYWRYAALIAVLGLACIGGAAVSDGNPVIAMAPVAAATVLWVMLKIPLRYQALAVFYLVLAVDYTPERPQSMLWRSPLFPLGQLLFSQLHELVGIGALRFPLVDVLIISLIGLGIYRRATRSTIDPPVIPLPKPLIAIVALSAITILWMEVWGIINGGDVKNSLWQWHQAACMPLMVMMFHYSLRGPEDWPAVARTVIAGALTKSAVSTYFALVVIPSLGKEVEYTTCHSDSMTFIFALMVCIARWLERPKLAHALRGILIIVLVFIGMFFNDRRLAYVSMVGSIAAAYLFNPWTPLKKLVTRAALLLMPVGVLYMAAGWNSSSGIFKPVQTVRSLVDGQHAEGELDYRDIENLNLIATWRSHPIIGTGYGHEFVLDYPMPDIAFVFPQFRYHPHNSLLGLLAFGGVLGFTGIWMYLVATVYLIARAYHRSHAPEHRAAALVIIGVVASYLNQVFGDMGIISYICTMLVAVSVAMTGKLAMVTGAWPWPARERVLGLRPVQAPAPLAEDVRPAA; encoded by the coding sequence ATGCACTCCATCCCTCGTCCCTCCTACTGGCGCTATGCCGCGTTGATCGCGGTCCTGGGACTGGCCTGCATTGGGGGCGCCGCTGTCAGTGACGGCAACCCGGTCATCGCCATGGCCCCGGTGGCGGCCGCCACGGTGCTGTGGGTGATGCTGAAGATCCCCCTGCGCTACCAGGCGCTGGCGGTCTTCTATCTCGTGCTCGCGGTGGACTACACGCCCGAGCGCCCTCAGTCGATGCTGTGGCGCTCGCCGCTCTTCCCTCTGGGACAGCTGCTGTTCTCCCAGCTCCACGAACTCGTGGGCATTGGCGCGCTGCGCTTCCCGCTCGTGGATGTCCTCATCATCAGCTTGATTGGCCTGGGCATCTACCGACGCGCCACCCGGTCGACGATTGATCCACCCGTCATCCCGCTGCCCAAGCCGCTCATCGCCATTGTGGCGCTCTCCGCCATCACCATCCTGTGGATGGAGGTCTGGGGCATCATCAACGGCGGGGACGTGAAGAACTCGCTGTGGCAGTGGCACCAAGCGGCCTGCATGCCGCTCATGGTGATGATGTTCCACTACAGCCTGCGCGGGCCCGAGGACTGGCCCGCGGTAGCTCGGACTGTCATTGCTGGGGCGCTCACCAAGTCCGCCGTCAGCACGTACTTCGCGCTCGTCGTCATTCCGTCCCTGGGCAAGGAGGTCGAGTACACCACGTGCCACTCGGACTCGATGACCTTCATCTTCGCGCTCATGGTGTGCATCGCGCGCTGGCTCGAGCGCCCCAAGCTCGCTCACGCGCTGCGCGGCATCCTCATCATCGTGCTGGTGTTCATCGGGATGTTCTTCAATGACCGCCGGCTCGCCTACGTCAGCATGGTGGGCTCCATCGCGGCCGCGTACTTGTTCAACCCGTGGACGCCGTTGAAGAAGCTCGTCACGCGCGCCGCCCTCCTCCTGATGCCCGTGGGCGTCCTCTACATGGCCGCGGGGTGGAACTCGAGCAGTGGCATCTTCAAGCCCGTGCAGACCGTCCGCTCGCTCGTGGACGGCCAGCACGCGGAGGGCGAGCTGGACTATCGCGACATCGAGAACCTCAACCTCATCGCGACCTGGCGCAGCCACCCCATCATCGGCACCGGCTACGGACATGAGTTCGTGCTCGACTACCCGATGCCCGACATTGCCTTCGTGTTCCCCCAGTTCCGCTACCACCCGCACAACTCACTGCTGGGGTTGCTCGCGTTCGGTGGCGTCCTGGGCTTCACCGGCATCTGGATGTACCTGGTCGCGACCGTGTACCTCATCGCGCGCGCCTACCATCGCAGCCATGCACCCGAGCACCGTGCCGCCGCGCTCGTCATCATCGGCGTGGTGGCCTCGTACCTGAACCAGGTGTTCGGCGACATGGGCATCATCTCGTACATCTGCACGATGCTTGTGGCGGTGAGCGTGGCGATGACGGGCAAGCTGGCCATGGTGACGGGGGCATGGCCGTGGCCGGCACGCGAGCGTGTGCTGGGCCTTCGCCCTGTTCAGGCTCCCGCGCCTCTGGCCGAGGACGTCCGTCCAGCGGCTTGA
- a CDS encoding GFA family protein, whose translation MTNLQNVAGGCHCGQVRFDVKMDLTQPMIACNCSICGKTGGMLGFVPATQFNLLSGRERLTDYQFGKKTIHHLFCSTCGVRPFGQGKGPDGQEMYAINVRCLDGVDVSTLKVVPFDGKSR comes from the coding sequence ATGACCAACCTCCAGAATGTCGCGGGCGGCTGCCACTGTGGCCAGGTCCGCTTTGACGTGAAGATGGACCTCACCCAGCCCATGATTGCCTGCAACTGCTCCATCTGCGGCAAGACGGGCGGCATGTTGGGCTTCGTTCCGGCCACGCAGTTCAACCTGCTCTCCGGCCGCGAGCGCCTGACGGACTACCAGTTTGGCAAGAAGACCATCCACCACCTGTTCTGTTCGACCTGTGGCGTGCGCCCGTTCGGGCAGGGCAAGGGACCGGATGGGCAGGAGATGTATGCCATCAACGTGCGGTGCCTCGACGGCGTGGATGTCAGCACGCTGAAGGTCGTGCCGTTCGACGGCAAGAGCCGCTGA